ATCATATTGCTGGATTAATAAAATTTGTTAAACATGCATTTTTTAAACCAAGTCAAATAGGTAAATATTGGTTTAATTCCAGAAATATAAAATTTATAAGCAAAGGTGATAATATCAGCAGTGGACAAGTTACAACGTTTGAGGAATTATTGATTGATAAAGGCGATATTAAAGACAAGTTGGAGGAAGAAATTATTATAGGAAGTAAACCAATGTTGCCGGAAGGAATCAGTATTGAGATCATTTCCCCTTCTAGAGAAATACTTGACAAATTGTATTTAAAATGGCCAGATTTAAGTAGTGAATATTTAAAAAAAATGGAAGATATAAGTATTTCTTCAACGGTTAAACCTTCTCAAATTGATCGTGGAACTCTACAAGATTTAGCATTACTAGATGATAGTCCTGATAAAGATATAATGGCTGATATTATTAATAGCTCGTCAATAGCTTTTATTTTGAAAACTTTTGACATGAGTATCTTGTTTCTTGGAGATGCACATCCTCATTTAATAGAACAGATTTTATCAGCTAAATATTCAATAGAAAATAAATTAGTGGTAGATTATGTTAAGATATCACATCATGGTAGCAAAAACAATACGACAAATGCTCTTTTGGATATGATAGACTGTGATAAATTTATAATCTCAACAAATGGAGGTAACTCAACTCATACCCATCCTGATAGAGAAACAATCGCCCGTATAATACATCATCCTGAAAGAGTAAAATCGAAGTATAATAAGCACCGTAAGATTTACTTGAATTATAAAATAGATGCTATTGAAAAAAAGGCAGGAAAATTCATATGCGATTCAGATAAGGAGGTTGG
This portion of the Flavobacterium panacagri genome encodes:
- a CDS encoding ComEC/Rec2 family competence protein, whose translation is MILSETIDPLTNIIKTKILILPAHHGDCFIVKTFDKQQNEFNILIDGGTAKTFEDVLKKELKKISFIDIVVLTHIDSDHIAGLIKFVKHAFFKPSQIGKYWFNSRNIKFISKGDNISSGQVTTFEELLIDKGDIKDKLEEEIIIGSKPMLPEGISIEIISPSREILDKLYLKWPDLSSEYLKKMEDISISSTVKPSQIDRGTLQDLALLDDSPDKDIMADIINSSSIAFILKTFDMSILFLGDAHPHLIEQILSAKYSIENKLVVDYVKISHHGSKNNTTNALLDMIDCDKFIISTNGGNSTHTHPDRETIARIIHHPERVKSKYNKHRKIYLNYKIDAIEKKAGKFICDSDKEVGNWELVENTNILENE